The following proteins are encoded in a genomic region of Herpetosiphonaceae bacterium:
- a CDS encoding ketoacyl-ACP synthase III: protein MLPVTIAGLGWYLPEQRITNDYFAAQLDVSAGWIERATGVRERRYASAGETSAGMAAAAARMALASAGIHPDDLDAIVGASAAPQQAVPCTAALIQHALGAPDGGSVCWDVNATCLSFLFALQSAAHLVAAGVYRTILICSSEITSPSLNPNDRETRALFGDGAAAAIITRSGADDPGAIWHTQFATFSSGAHLTEALGGGTLHHPADPATTREHNSFRMQGMAVFKFATRQSAPFLDRFFQTLGWERSTIDLVVPHQASRHAIDQLADRLGFRREQIYSNLAERGNCVGASIPLALAEAVAAGRIRRGDRVLLVGTGAGLTLGGMALTF from the coding sequence ATGCTTCCAGTAACTATTGCGGGCCTCGGCTGGTACCTGCCTGAGCAGCGTATCACGAACGACTATTTCGCGGCGCAGTTGGACGTATCCGCCGGTTGGATCGAGCGCGCGACCGGCGTACGCGAGCGGCGCTACGCATCGGCGGGCGAGACTTCGGCGGGGATGGCGGCGGCGGCGGCGCGGATGGCCCTGGCGAGCGCTGGTATCCACCCCGACGATCTCGACGCGATCGTCGGCGCGTCGGCTGCGCCACAGCAGGCCGTGCCCTGCACCGCTGCGCTGATTCAACACGCGCTAGGCGCGCCCGACGGCGGGAGCGTCTGCTGGGACGTGAACGCAACCTGCCTGAGCTTTCTGTTTGCGCTTCAGTCGGCGGCGCATCTCGTCGCGGCGGGCGTCTACCGCACGATCCTGATCTGTAGCAGCGAGATCACCTCGCCCTCGCTCAACCCCAACGATCGCGAGACGCGCGCGCTCTTCGGCGACGGGGCGGCAGCGGCGATCATCACCCGGTCGGGCGCGGACGATCCCGGCGCGATCTGGCACACGCAGTTCGCCACATTCAGCAGCGGCGCGCATCTGACCGAGGCGCTGGGCGGCGGCACGCTGCACCATCCCGCCGATCCCGCGACGACCCGCGAGCACAACAGCTTTCGGATGCAGGGCATGGCGGTCTTCAAGTTTGCCACGCGGCAGAGCGCGCCGTTTCTCGATCGCTTCTTCCAAACGCTTGGCTGGGAGCGCAGCACGATCGATCTGGTCGTGCCGCATCAGGCCAGCCGCCACGCCATCGATCAGCTCGCCGATCGGCTTGGATTCAGGCGCGAGCAGATCTACAGCAACCTGGCCGAGCGCGGCAACTGCGTCGGCGCGTCGATCCCGCTGGCGCTGGCCGAGGCCGTCGCAGCCGGGCGCATCCGGCGCGGCGATCGGGTGCTGCTGGTCGGCACCGGAGCCGGGCTGACTCTCGGCGGCATGGCGCTGACGTTTTGA